Genomic window (Streptomyces sp. NBC_01431):
CACAGATCGGACTCGGGGCCGGGCCGCTGTCCCAACACCCGTTCCGGGGCGATGAATTCGGGCGAACCGACGAACCCTCCGGTCTCGGTCAGGCCCTGCTCGCCCTCGACCTGGGCGATCCCGAAGTCGGTGAGCACGACCCGGTCGCCTCGCCCGAGCAGCACGTTGTCCGGCTTGACGTCCCGGTGCAGTACGCCCGCCTCGTGGGCGGCACAGAGCGCGCCGAGCACCGCGAGGCCGATCCTGGCCGCCTCGCGGACATCGAGGGTGCCCTCCTGGAGCCGGTCGGCGAGCGACTGGCCGCGGACGAGTTCCATCACGATCCACGGCCTGCCGTCCTCCAGGACGACATCGTGCACGGTGACCACGGACGGGTGGTCGATGCGGGCGGCGGCGCGGGCCTCGCGCTGCATGCGCAGGTGGACGTTGGCGCGCTCGCGGTCCCCGAGGTGATCCGGGACGCGCGGCTCCTTGACCGCCACATCACGGTCCACGACCTCGTCGCGCGCCCGCCAGACCGTGCCCATGCCGCCGTGCCCGAGCCGCCCCACCAGCCGGTAGCGTCCGCCGACCAGCCGCCCTGTGCCGTCGGCCGGTGTTTGCTGCTGGTGCTCCTGGTGCTGCCGTGTCGGCTCGTACGGCTTCTGTGGCGGCACCGGAGCAGGCGGCTCCGGGGGCCGCAGGCTGTAGCTGGTGGGCTCGTTCGCCCGTCCCCCATCGTTCGTCATGTCCACATCCTGACGAACCGCGGCGCACGGTGCCACATTGACAGATGTGCAGACGCACACCCGTGACAGAAGCGCCTCGCACCGGCGGGAAGAGCGTCAGGGCGCCGGAACGAAGGAGTCCAGCGCGGTGTCGAAGTTCCGCTTCGCCTCGTCGAGCCGGGCGAGCGGTGCCGAGACCCAGACGTCGTACATCCGCCCGAACTCGTCCCAGCACACGTCATAGGTGTGCCGGGCGCCCTCGGCTTTGGTGAAGCCGTTCCAGGTGAACTCCCACAGGGCCGCGTCCCGTCCGCGGTGGGTGGTCGCCGTGACCTTGCCATCGCGGTAACCGGGGTTGCTGGCGGGCCCGTTGGCGGCCGAGTCGCGCATCACGCCGAGCGGGCCGCCGGACACCGCGTTCTGGGTGCGGATGCCGATCCGCTGGGCGCCGTCCGCTGAGGTGTAGAACACGCGCTGGGTGTCCGTGGTACGGACATAGCCGTCGGGCAGAGCGAGAGCGAAGCCGTCCGGATCGCGTACGAAACGGTATCCGTCGGGCACGGGTGGCGGAGGCCGCCGCGGTGGCGGAGGAGGCGGCGGTGGCGGGCGCCACGACGCGTACGGCGGGGCCGCGTTCGCGCTCGGCGCGGCCGGGCTCACCGAACCGCCCGCCGTCTCCACGTCGCCGAGCGCGAAGAGCGCCACGGCCGCACCGGCCCCCGCCAGCACGATCACCAGGGCGGCCCCGACCAGCACGCTGCGGGCCTGCCACGCACGGCCGGCCGGAGCCGCCGAGGCGACGGGCGTCGCGGGCACCTCGACGGGAGGCGGCCGGTGGGCGACGCGCTCGGTCGGCACGTAGCGGGGAATCGGGGTGCTGCCCGTCGCCGCGAAAGTACGCAGCAGGGACTCCGCCTCCACCGCGCCGAGGCGGTGCGCCGGATCCCGCTCCAGGAGGCCCTGGACGACGGGCAGCAGCGGGCCCGCGGCCCGCGGCGGGCGGATCTCGTCCAGGACGACGGCGTGCAACACCCCGCCCAGCGAATCGCGGTGGAAGGGGGATTCGCCGCTCAGCGCCGCGCACAGCAGCGCGCCGAGCGACCACAGATCCGACTCCGGCCCCGCGCCCGCGCCCTGCATGCGCTCCGGCGCGGTGTACTCGGGTGAACCGACGAACGCGCCCTCCTCGCTGATCGTGGAGGCACCCGGCACCTGCGCGATCCCGAAGTCGGTGAGCACGACCCGGCCGGTGCCCTCCTCGATGAGCACGTTGGCGGGTTTGAGGTCGCGGTGGAGCACGCCCCGGGCGTGTGCGGTCGCAAGTGCGCCCAGGAGCGCGATCCCGATGCGCGCGGCCTCGCGCACCCCGACGGGCCCCGCCGAGCCGAGGCGGTCGGCGAGGGAGCCGCCGTCGACCAGTTCCATCACGATGTACGAACGCCCGCCCCGGGCCGCCCCGTCGGGCGCCTCCTCCACGACGTCGTGGACGACGATCACGTGCGGGTGCTTGATCTGGGCGACCGCGCGGGCCTCGCGCAGCGCGGCGGTGGCGGGCGCGCCACCCTCGGGGTGCAGTTCCTTGACGGCGACCTGACGGCCGAGGAGTTCGTCGTCCGCGCGCCAGACCGTGCCCATCCCGCCCCGGCCGAGCCGGTCGCGCAATCGGTAACGCCCCGCGATCAGACGGGAGTCGGAGTGCTGCCGGGGATCTCTTGGACCCTGGTCTTGGGACTGCGGCCGCGGTTCTCTCGGGTGCTGGCTTTCGGGCTGTCCCGCGGGATCTCTTGGATTCCGGCCTTCGAGCTGCTCCCGGGCATCTCTCGGATTCCGGCCTTCGAGCTGCTCCCGGGCATCTCTCGGACTCCGGCCTTCGAACCGCTCCCCGGGATCACTCGGATCCTGGTCTTCGAACCGCTCCCGGGGAGCTCTCGCATCATGGTCTGGTGTGGGCACCGGGTTCCCCCTCGATCTCCCCGCACGCGTTCGGGGCCCATCATGCCGCAGACCGGCCTGGCTCCGACGGCGTTCGCGTGAGCCCGGAAGACCCCGGTCAGCCGCCCGTCGCCGGTTTCGGCTGCCAGCCCTGGAGGACCGTGTCGAACTGCTGGCGCGTGGTGGCCCAGTCGTCGTCGGGCCCCGACATGTAGATCGCGTACTCGGGCTTCCCGCCGTCCGCGTAGTACATCTGGTCGATCGCGTGCCGCTTGCCGGGGAAGTCCACCTTCTCGACGTACGTGAACTCCCAGAGTGACGCATTCACCTGGTCCCGGAAGTTGTTGCCGTGCAGGGTGACCCGCTTGTACTGGGGCAGCCGGTCCTTGAGGGACTTCTCCATGTTGAGCATGTGCATGTACGGGTTCTCGAAGTCCGGCACCTTGGTCACACTGATCCGGATGCGGTGCTTGCCATTGTCCGGGGTGTAGTCGGTCTCGGAGCCGTCCATCTGGCGCTTCCAGCCCTTGGGCACGAGGAGGCTGAAGCCGAGCGGGTCCTTGACGCGCTGCCATCCGTCCGGCACCGAGGAGTCGCTGCCGCTGGGCTTGCCGGCCTCGGGGGTGCTGGGCGACGCGCTGGCGGCGGGCGGAGCGCCGACCGAACCTCCCTCGTCCTGCTGGTACTTCATGAACGCGTAGCCGGCGCCCACACCGACCACCGCGGCGAGCGCCACCACCAGAGCGACGGTCCGCCAGCGTCCGCGACGCGCCGGGGCCGCGGCAGGCACCGGGGATGGCGCCGGAGCGGGCACCGGGGTTGGCGCCGGGGCGGTCCGCTCGGGGCCGGTCTGCGACTGCGGTTGCGACTGCGGCGGTTGCTGTGGTTGCTGCTGCGGCTGCTGGGTGCGCTCGGTGGGCCCGGTCTGCCCGGTCTGCCCGGTCGGCGGCACCGCCGCCGAGCGCATCTCCGACTCGGACAGCTGACGGGTCGGCACATAGGCCTGCGCCGACCTGGAGGTACGCCCCTCCATCGCGTCGAGGAACATCCGCTCGGCCTCCTCGACCGAGGGCCGCTCCTCCGGCTTCTTGCGCAGCAGCGCGACGATGACGGGGGCCAGCGGGCCCGCTTGGTCCGGCGCCGGGGGCTCCTCGGCGACCACGGCCTGCATGGTGGAGATCGGCGAGTCGCGGCGGAAGGGCGACTCGCCCTGCACCGCGGCGTACAAGGTGGCGCCCAGCGACCACAGGTCGGAGGCGGGGCCGGGGTGGGCGCCCTGGACCCGCTCGGGCGCCAGATAGTCGATGGAGCCGACGAGTTCGCCGGTCCTGGTGATGGTGACGTCGCCCTCGATGGCGGCGATCCCGAAGTCGGTGAGCAACACCCGCCCGTCGCTGGCGAGCAGCACGTTGCCGGGCTTGACGTCGCGGTGCAGTACGCCCGCCGAGTGCGCGGCGCGCAGTGCGCCCAGGACGTGGAGACCGATCCGGGCGGCCTCGCGCGCCTCGATGCGGTGGCCTTCGGCGGCCTTGACCGCGTCGGCGAGGGACGGCCCGTCGACGTACTGCATGACGATCCACGGGCGGCTGTCGTGGTCGAGTACGTCGTGGACGGTGACGACGCCGGGGTGAGTGATGCGGGCGGCGGCGCGGGCCTCCTTCTGGGTGCGCGCGTGCAGCACCACCCGGTCGGCCTCGGACACGTACAGGGCCGCGGTGAGTTCCTTGACGGCTACGGTGCGGTGCAGCAGCTCATCGTGGGCACGCCAGACCTTGCCCATGCCGCCGCGGCCTATCGCGTCCCCGAGCCGATAGCGCCCGGCTAGCAACAGCCCCGTCCCGGAGCCGCTCGTGCTGTGAGTGTTTTCCACGTCCCCCGCCCGGCCAGACCTTCCCTACGGGGCCAGGTTACGGAGCGGAATCCGGCCAGGGAAGCTCGGGGCACCCAACCGTGACCATACGGACCGTTGGTCCCGCGATGATCGGGCCTTTCGCCTCTCGTGTCCGCTGCGCATAAGCGTTGATTCCCGTGCGGGCGGGGCGATTTCGGAGACTGCGCAGAGTGACGGTACGTCAGCGGATGGCTCGATAGGCACCGGTCGCCTGCCCGAATATTTCCGTGACCTTGTCGCGCTGCTCCTCCGGGCCGATGACCTGAACCACGTGATATCGGCCATTTATGATCATGGCCAGATTGCGCACGTACACCTGCCGCCCGCTGCTGTCGCGCCAGGTGAACTGCCCTTCGGCCATGGACTGCTGCCCCACGTCGATCCGCCGCAGCCCCGTCGACGTGGCCCAGCTGGAGTCCCGGAACGGCTGGAGTTCGCGCTCCTTGTTCGCCTGGTAGACCAGCGGATCCGAGCCGTTTTCCTGCACGGAGTCCCGCCCCGGCACGACGATCAGCGTGAAGTCACCGCCGACATAACGGACTTGCCCGGCATCGTTCAACGGCTGCCGCTGCCACGTCCTGTCGACGCCGACCTGGAACCCCTCGGCGTCCTTGCGCACGGCGTAACCAGTGGCGGGGGTGGGGCTCGGCCCACCGGGCCCGGTGGTCTGCGTCTGCTGGGAGGGCGGCGTGCCGCCGGGCGCGGGTGCCCGGGAGGCGCCGCCGGACTCCTGAGGGGGGCTCGACTGCGCACCGGTGTGCGGCGGGGTGGCGCTGCCCGTGTTCTGCGCGGAGCCGGACTTCGGCATGAACAGCACCGCGTACGCGACCGCCGCCGCGAGCAGCACCAGTATCAGCACCAGCAGCAGCCGGCCGAGCGACCGGGGTCTGGCGCGCCGCGGCGCGGGCCGGCTCTGCCGGTGCCGCCCGTGCTCGACGGGCGCGGCGGCGGTTCGGCGTCTGCGCCGCACGAGTTCGCCCCTGCGGCGCAGCACCGGAAGCCGCCTGGCGTCGGGGACGACCGGCGGGGCGATGCGGGTGCCCGCGTCCGGCTCCGGCGCCGAGCGCACCAGCGAGCGCAGCCAGCCCCGCAGCTCCTCGAACTCCGGTCGCTCGGTGGGGTCCTGGCGCAGCAGCGACTCGACGACGGGCCGCAGCGGCCCGCACTCCTCGGCGAACGCGGGCGGCTCCCCGCACACCATCTGGACGAGATCAGCCGCGCTCTCCTCCGGGTACGGGGCATGGCCCTGCACCGCGCGGAACAGCAGCGCGCCGAGCGCCCAGAGGTCGGTGGCCGGCCCGATCGGCGGCGCGAGCCGCCAGTTCTCGTGTATCGGTCCGGCCTGCTCGGGCGCCCACCGCTCGGTGACGGCCCCGACGACGACCATCCGGGTGTGCCGGGCCCGCTCGGCGGCCAGCCGGGTGTCGGGTCCGCGATAGGGCGCGGCGGCCGGTTCGGCGGCATGCCCCGAGCCGGGCCCCGGCGGCTGACTCCGGGATCCGCGCTCCGGCGCGGGCCCCTGCTCCGGACTCCTGGCCCACCCCCGTGCGCCCCGGCGCTCCTCGGCCGGGCTGGCCGTCGGCGTACTGGGGTGCGGCCGACGCTGCGAGTCGGCCCGGAAGGCATCGGCCCGGAACCCGGGCGGCAACGCGGGAGTCCGAGGCGCAGGCCCAGCCCCGGCGGGCGGCAGCGCGGAGCGCCGGGGCGCAGGCTCGGCCCCGGCGGGCGGCAGCTCGGGAGTCCGGGGGGTCGGCCCAGCCCCCGCGGACGGCAGCTCGGGGCTCCCTGCTCCTGAACCGGTGGGCGTGCGCCCGGCACCGGAAGGCGGCGCAAAGGGCCACGGCGCGGGGCCAGCCCCCGCGGGCGGCACCGCGGCAGTCCCAGGCACGGACCCAGCCCCCGCGGACGGCAGCTCGGGGCTCCCTGCTTCCGAACCGGTGGGCGCGTGCGCGGCGTCGGTGTCGGCCTGCCGGGGTATCGGCCGGGGCACCCAGCGGCCGGTCACCGGGTCGTACTGGCGGCGTGTGCGACCCGAGTCCGGGCCGTCGCCCTCGGCGTACGGACTCGCGGCGGCTCCGCTCGGCACCCGCACGCCACGTACGGGGTCGTACACGCCCTGGTCACGGGAGCTTCCCAGGTCGCTCCGGCCGCCCGGTTCGGGAGCGGCGGCGCTCGCACCGTCAGGCTCCGCACCCCGCCGGTCCGGAAGCTGACCTTCCGCCCCCGTGCGCGCCGCGGCCCCGGCCCGGTAGGCGGCGACCACCCCGGCCCGCGCACCGGCCCCGGGCGGCGCGGGGCGGGGTCCCTGAACCTGCTGCCGCTCCGGATCTCGCCCTGAATCGACGTACGGCGTCGGCTCGTTGAGGCCGTGATCCGCCGAGGGAGCCGGCGGGGTCGGAGGAGCCGGCGCCGTGGCTGGCGGCGGGCTCTCGCCGAAACCGTCTCCTTCCGGCGGGAGCGGCACGCCGACGTACCCGCAGAGCGCCTCCTGCGCCGCGCCCACCGCGAGGCCGGTCAGCACGACCCGCCCGTCATCGCATATCAACACCGTACGGGCGGTGATGTTGCGATGCGTCCAGCCGTGCGCGTGCAGCACCCGCAGCGCGGTCAGCACGTCGGCGGCGACCTCCGCCGCACGGAACGGATTCATCGGCCGCTCGGCGAGCAGCGCCGACAGCGGGCGCGCGGCGACGAGTTCACTGACGATCCACAGCGAACCGTCCTCCGCGAACACGTCGAA
Coding sequences:
- a CDS encoding serine/threonine-protein kinase, translating into MRDRLGRGGMGTVWRADDELLGRQVAVKELHPEGGAPATAALREARAVAQIKHPHVIVVHDVVEEAPDGAARGGRSYIVMELVDGGSLADRLGSAGPVGVREAARIGIALLGALATAHARGVLHRDLKPANVLIEEGTGRVVLTDFGIAQVPGASTISEEGAFVGSPEYTAPERMQGAGAGPESDLWSLGALLCAALSGESPFHRDSLGGVLHAVVLDEIRPPRAAGPLLPVVQGLLERDPAHRLGAVEAESLLRTFAATGSTPIPRYVPTERVAHRPPPVEVPATPVASAAPAGRAWQARSVLVGAALVIVLAGAGAAVALFALGDVETAGGSVSPAAPSANAAPPYASWRPPPPPPPPPRRPPPPVPDGYRFVRDPDGFALALPDGYVRTTDTQRVFYTSADGAQRIGIRTQNAVSGGPLGVMRDSAANGPASNPGYRDGKVTATTHRGRDAALWEFTWNGFTKAEGARHTYDVCWDEFGRMYDVWVSAPLARLDEAKRNFDTALDSFVPAP
- a CDS encoding serine/threonine-protein kinase: MENTHSTSGSGTGLLLAGRYRLGDAIGRGGMGKVWRAHDELLHRTVAVKELTAALYVSEADRVVLHARTQKEARAAARITHPGVVTVHDVLDHDSRPWIVMQYVDGPSLADAVKAAEGHRIEAREAARIGLHVLGALRAAHSAGVLHRDVKPGNVLLASDGRVLLTDFGIAAIEGDVTITRTGELVGSIDYLAPERVQGAHPGPASDLWSLGATLYAAVQGESPFRRDSPISTMQAVVAEEPPAPDQAGPLAPVIVALLRKKPEERPSVEEAERMFLDAMEGRTSRSAQAYVPTRQLSESEMRSAAVPPTGQTGQTGPTERTQQPQQQPQQPPQSQPQSQTGPERTAPAPTPVPAPAPSPVPAAAPARRGRWRTVALVVALAAVVGVGAGYAFMKYQQDEGGSVGAPPAASASPSTPEAGKPSGSDSSVPDGWQRVKDPLGFSLLVPKGWKRQMDGSETDYTPDNGKHRIRISVTKVPDFENPYMHMLNMEKSLKDRLPQYKRVTLHGNNFRDQVNASLWEFTYVEKVDFPGKRHAIDQMYYADGGKPEYAIYMSGPDDDWATTRQQFDTVLQGWQPKPATGG
- a CDS encoding protein kinase; this translates as MDDYAGRVLAGRYRLPLPSDDAYEQAETRAFDTYSGQEVLVRQVPLPEVVDAEVLDDDSYGTPDAHMSGGASGYGGAPGYGRTTRQPAEPAVRRAVEAAQAAAQIPDHPRLDQVFDVFAEDGSLWIVSELVAARPLSALLAERPMNPFRAAEVAADVLTALRVLHAHGWTHRNITARTVLICDDGRVVLTGLAVGAAQEALCGYVGVPLPPEGDGFGESPPPATAPAPPTPPAPSADHGLNEPTPYVDSGRDPERQQVQGPRPAPPGAGARAGVVAAYRAGAAARTGAEGQLPDRRGAEPDGASAAAPEPGGRSDLGSSRDQGVYDPVRGVRVPSGAAASPYAEGDGPDSGRTRRQYDPVTGRWVPRPIPRQADTDAAHAPTGSEAGSPELPSAGAGSVPGTAAVPPAGAGPAPWPFAPPSGAGRTPTGSGAGSPELPSAGAGPTPRTPELPPAGAEPAPRRSALPPAGAGPAPRTPALPPGFRADAFRADSQRRPHPSTPTASPAEERRGARGWARSPEQGPAPERGSRSQPPGPGSGHAAEPAAAPYRGPDTRLAAERARHTRMVVVGAVTERWAPEQAGPIHENWRLAPPIGPATDLWALGALLFRAVQGHAPYPEESAADLVQMVCGEPPAFAEECGPLRPVVESLLRQDPTERPEFEELRGWLRSLVRSAPEPDAGTRIAPPVVPDARRLPVLRRRGELVRRRRRTAAAPVEHGRHRQSRPAPRRARPRSLGRLLLVLILVLLAAAVAYAVLFMPKSGSAQNTGSATPPHTGAQSSPPQESGGASRAPAPGGTPPSQQTQTTGPGGPSPTPATGYAVRKDAEGFQVGVDRTWQRQPLNDAGQVRYVGGDFTLIVVPGRDSVQENGSDPLVYQANKERELQPFRDSSWATSTGLRRIDVGQQSMAEGQFTWRDSSGRQVYVRNLAMIINGRYHVVQVIGPEEQRDKVTEIFGQATGAYRAIR